In Pollutimonas sp. M17, a single genomic region encodes these proteins:
- the aroC gene encoding chorismate synthase: MSGNTLGKLFCVTNFGESHGPAIGAVVDGCPPGLELSEADIQFDLDRRRPGTSRHVTQRQEADQVEILSGVYQGVTTGTPIALLIRNTDARSKDYSNIADTFRPGHADFTYWRKFGERDPRGGGRSSARLTAPSVAAGAIAKKWLAQNHGIKVRGYMSQLGPIPIPFQSWDEVPNNPFYAPNAGIVPELEAYMDQLRRDGDSIGARIEVVAENPPAGWGEPLYDRLDADIAHVMMGLNAVKGVSIGAGFDCIAQRGSEHGDEITPEGFLSNHAGGVLGGISSGQAITVSIAIKPTSSIRVERRSINRAGEPVSVQTLGRHDPCVGIRATPIAEALLAIVLMDHALRHRAQCGK; this comes from the coding sequence ATGTCCGGCAACACTCTAGGCAAATTATTCTGCGTGACCAACTTCGGCGAATCGCATGGCCCGGCCATAGGCGCCGTGGTGGATGGCTGTCCGCCCGGCCTGGAGCTCTCCGAAGCCGACATCCAGTTCGACCTGGACAGACGCCGGCCCGGGACGTCGCGCCACGTAACCCAGCGCCAGGAGGCCGACCAGGTGGAAATCCTGTCCGGCGTCTATCAGGGAGTGACCACCGGCACGCCGATTGCGCTGCTTATCCGCAACACCGATGCGCGCAGCAAGGACTACAGCAACATCGCCGATACCTTCCGTCCCGGCCACGCCGACTTCACCTACTGGCGCAAGTTCGGCGAACGCGACCCGCGCGGCGGCGGGCGCTCTTCGGCGCGCCTGACCGCGCCCAGTGTGGCGGCGGGCGCCATCGCCAAGAAATGGCTGGCGCAGAATCATGGCATCAAGGTGCGCGGCTACATGAGCCAGCTGGGGCCGATACCCATACCCTTCCAGTCCTGGGACGAGGTTCCGAACAATCCCTTCTATGCGCCCAATGCCGGCATCGTTCCCGAACTCGAAGCCTATATGGATCAACTGCGGCGCGACGGCGATTCCATCGGCGCCCGCATCGAGGTCGTGGCGGAAAACCCGCCGGCGGGCTGGGGCGAACCCCTTTACGATCGCCTGGATGCCGACATCGCGCACGTCATGATGGGCTTGAACGCGGTAAAGGGAGTATCCATAGGCGCGGGCTTCGACTGCATTGCGCAGCGCGGGTCCGAGCACGGCGACGAAATCACGCCCGAGGGCTTCCTGTCCAACCACGCGGGCGGCGTGCTGGGCGGCATCTCGTCGGGCCAGGCCATCACCGTGTCCATCGCCATCAAGCCCACGTCCAGCATCCGCGTCGAGCGCCGTTCCATCAATCGCGCCGGCGAACCCGTTTCGGTGCAGACATTGGGACGGCACGATCCTTGCGTAGGCATACGCGCGACGCCCATCGCCGAGGCTCTGCTGGCCATTGTGCTGATGGATCATGCCTTGCGGCATCGCGCGCAATGCGGGAAATGA
- a CDS encoding protein adenylyltransferase SelO: protein MKESIQNVRVENSFANLPPSFYTRLSPQPLTEPRLLHANPEVAALLDLSPAALAKPDFLDVVAGNQPLPGGQTLAAVYSGHQFGIWAGQLGDGRAHLLGEVVSPSGRWELQLKGSGRTPYSRMGDGRAVLRSSVREYLASEAMAGLGIATTRALALVVSNDPVYRETVETAAIVTRVSPSFVRFGSFEHWSSSPENLGALLDYVVDRHYPECRDAVDGAPATQARVALRFLRAVTVRTARLLADWQTAGFCHGVMNTDNMSILGLTLDYGPYGFMDAFQVDHVCNHSDSQGRYAWNAQPSVANWNLYRLASALLGLGVEADALKEQLQEFEPAFLQAYRNNLCRKLGLLAWTDGDDDLLDDWWRLLHTQKADFTLSFRSLAQAPLDSAQFFQRFHDRDAAGAWLDRYVQRLAQEQRPDPERIEQMNRSNPLYVLRNHLAEGAIRAAAQGDVGEIDTLLKLLRDPYTEQPGHEAYAAVPPEWAGRLEVSCSS, encoded by the coding sequence ATGAAAGAATCCATCCAGAACGTCAGGGTCGAGAACTCCTTTGCCAACCTTCCTCCGTCTTTCTATACACGCTTGTCGCCGCAGCCGCTGACCGAACCCCGCTTGCTGCATGCCAACCCCGAAGTCGCGGCGCTGCTCGATCTTTCGCCGGCGGCATTGGCCAAGCCCGATTTCCTCGATGTGGTAGCCGGCAACCAGCCGCTGCCGGGCGGCCAGACCCTGGCCGCCGTGTATAGCGGCCACCAGTTCGGGATCTGGGCGGGCCAGCTGGGCGATGGCAGGGCGCATCTGCTGGGCGAGGTCGTCAGTCCTTCAGGGCGCTGGGAGTTGCAGTTGAAGGGATCGGGGCGAACCCCTTACTCGCGCATGGGCGACGGGCGCGCGGTACTGCGTTCCTCCGTCCGCGAGTATCTGGCCAGCGAAGCCATGGCCGGCCTGGGCATTGCAACGACCCGGGCGCTGGCGCTGGTCGTGTCCAACGATCCGGTCTATCGTGAAACCGTCGAGACCGCCGCCATCGTGACGCGGGTTTCGCCCAGCTTCGTGCGTTTCGGCTCGTTCGAGCATTGGTCTTCTTCGCCGGAAAACCTGGGCGCCTTGCTCGACTATGTGGTCGACCGCCACTACCCCGAATGCCGCGACGCCGTCGACGGCGCTCCCGCCACGCAGGCCCGGGTGGCGCTGCGTTTCCTGCGCGCCGTCACCGTCCGCACGGCCCGCCTGCTTGCCGATTGGCAGACCGCGGGCTTTTGCCACGGCGTCATGAATACCGACAATATGTCCATACTTGGACTGACGCTGGATTACGGCCCCTACGGCTTCATGGACGCCTTCCAGGTGGACCATGTGTGCAACCATAGCGACAGCCAGGGGCGCTACGCCTGGAACGCGCAGCCCTCGGTGGCCAACTGGAATCTCTACCGCCTGGCCAGCGCCTTGCTGGGCCTGGGCGTCGAGGCCGATGCGCTGAAAGAGCAGTTGCAGGAGTTCGAGCCCGCCTTCTTGCAGGCCTATCGCAACAACCTTTGTAGAAAGCTGGGCCTTCTGGCCTGGACCGATGGCGACGATGATTTGCTGGACGACTGGTGGCGCCTGCTGCATACGCAAAAGGCCGACTTCACGCTCAGCTTCCGGTCCCTGGCCCAGGCGCCGCTGGACAGCGCTCAGTTTTTCCAGCGTTTTCACGACCGGGACGCGGCCGGCGCATGGCTGGACCGCTATGTGCAACGCCTGGCGCAAGAACAACGGCCGGACCCGGAACGCATCGAGCAGATGAATCGCAGCAATCCCCTGTATGTATTGCGCAATCACCTGGCCGAAGGCGCGATACGGGCCGCCGCGCAAGGCGATGTCGGCGAGATCGACACCTTGCTCAAGCTCTTGCGCGACCCTTATACCGAACAGCCCGGTCATGAGGCCTATGCCGCGGTTCCGCCGGAGTGGGCGGGGCGGCTGGAGGTCAGTTGCTCGTCATGA
- a CDS encoding DUF2069 domain-containing protein, with the protein MTTQLNPVLRHGASVSLIALIALCLLWELKLAPLRPGGSLLALKALPLLLPLRGVLKGRLYTLQWAAMLILLYFMEGVVRAWSDPSPMSAVMGGLEIVFSLAFYLCAVCYLGPAKRAAKQTAARDKAGAAS; encoded by the coding sequence ATGACTACGCAACTTAATCCCGTACTGCGCCATGGTGCCTCCGTGTCGCTGATCGCGCTCATTGCCTTGTGCCTGCTCTGGGAACTGAAACTGGCTCCTTTGCGCCCCGGCGGCTCCTTGCTGGCCCTGAAGGCCTTGCCCTTGCTGCTGCCTTTGCGCGGCGTGCTCAAGGGGCGTCTGTATACCCTGCAATGGGCGGCCATGCTGATCCTGCTTTATTTCATGGAGGGCGTGGTCCGCGCATGGTCCGATCCGTCGCCCATGTCGGCGGTGATGGGCGGGCTGGAAATCGTTTTTTCGCTGGCGTTCTATCTGTGCGCGGTGTGCTACCTGGGGCCGGCTAAACGGGCCGCCAAGCAGACTGCGGCGCGGGACAAGGCGGGGGCGGCCTCATGA
- a CDS encoding YihY family inner membrane protein, translated as MPTTNDSPDTANAVSGPSAGPGPAPVEEPRLEAGETPQTGLSNAGKIVRYALQRAGEKKLTQVASSLTFTTVLAIVPLLAVVLSLFTAFPLFAEFRVALEHFLTSSLMPPAVSDNVMLYLNQFAAKASGLTAVGSLFLIVTSVMLIMTIDEAFNDIWQVERQRPFRQRILVYWAIISLGPILTGASLWATSILARESIGNIAELPTAVGFALSFVPLLATGLGFTALFVGVPNRRVLWKDALIGGLGTAIVLEIMRVGFAYYLTRFPSYTVIYGAFATLPIFLLWIYLSWLAILLGATVAATLPALRQRRWALQHYRGAPFVDALRVLRVLWDAQSTLPAGRSMRFLCAHLQLHQDELSSVLGALKRLGYAVNTENGDADQWVLACDQREATIGPLIDELLLDREQPGLAMEPLLLDAISVSLTQAPRRLADLFDDPGSRGGEILPESAHMVQNTPIAEHRNTQEKNHAESQ; from the coding sequence ATGCCTACGACAAACGATAGTCCCGACACGGCAAACGCGGTTTCCGGCCCGTCCGCCGGCCCCGGCCCGGCACCGGTCGAGGAGCCCAGGCTGGAAGCGGGCGAAACCCCGCAAACGGGCTTGTCCAACGCCGGCAAGATCGTCCGCTACGCGCTGCAGCGCGCCGGCGAAAAGAAACTCACCCAGGTCGCTTCCAGCCTGACCTTCACCACGGTCCTGGCCATCGTGCCGCTGCTGGCCGTGGTGCTGTCCCTATTCACCGCCTTTCCTCTGTTTGCCGAGTTCCGGGTCGCGCTGGAACACTTCCTGACCAGCAGCCTGATGCCGCCGGCGGTGTCCGACAACGTCATGCTCTACCTGAATCAGTTCGCCGCCAAAGCCTCGGGGCTGACGGCCGTGGGCAGCTTGTTTCTGATCGTGACCTCGGTCATGCTGATCATGACCATAGACGAAGCCTTCAACGACATCTGGCAGGTGGAACGGCAGCGGCCATTCAGGCAACGCATTCTGGTGTATTGGGCGATCATTTCCCTGGGCCCCATCCTGACCGGCGCCAGCCTGTGGGCCACCTCCATCCTGGCGCGCGAGTCCATAGGCAATATCGCCGAACTGCCCACCGCCGTCGGATTCGCCCTGTCCTTCGTGCCGCTGCTGGCCACCGGGCTGGGCTTCACGGCCCTGTTCGTGGGCGTCCCGAACCGGCGCGTGCTGTGGAAGGACGCGCTGATAGGCGGCCTGGGCACCGCCATCGTGCTTGAGATCATGCGCGTGGGCTTCGCCTATTACCTGACACGCTTCCCCTCCTACACCGTCATCTACGGCGCCTTCGCCACCCTGCCCATCTTCCTGCTCTGGATCTACCTGTCCTGGCTGGCCATACTGCTGGGCGCCACGGTGGCGGCGACACTGCCCGCCTTGCGCCAGCGGCGCTGGGCCCTGCAGCATTACCGGGGCGCCCCCTTCGTGGATGCCTTGCGTGTGCTGCGCGTATTGTGGGACGCCCAAAGCACGCTGCCGGCCGGGCGCAGCATGCGCTTTCTGTGCGCCCACCTGCAGCTGCACCAGGATGAGCTTTCCAGCGTGCTCGGGGCGCTCAAGCGGCTGGGTTATGCGGTCAACACCGAGAACGGCGACGCCGACCAGTGGGTGCTGGCCTGCGACCAGCGCGAGGCGACCATAGGCCCGCTCATCGACGAACTGCTGCTGGACCGCGAACAGCCCGGACTTGCCATGGAGCCCTTACTTCTTGACGCGATTTCCGTCTCTTTGACACAAGCTCCGCGACGGCTGGCGGACCTGTTCGACGACCCCGGCTCGCGAGGCGGCGAAATACTACCGGAAAGCGCCCATATGGTGCAAAATACCCCTATCGCGGAGCATAGAAACACCCAGGAGAAGAATCATGCTGAAAGTCAGTGA
- a CDS encoding CBS domain-containing protein, which produces MLKVSEILRVKGHTLYTATPDMPILQALQTMSEQDIGSLVIMDHGELAGMLTFREIIRHLHDNQGMTGSNTVRSIMDDAPVSVSPNTGFEEVQRLMLEKHARYMPVMDGPTLMGVISFYDMAQAIVAAQQFENNMLKAYIRDWPTDSEEAASS; this is translated from the coding sequence ATGCTGAAAGTCAGTGAAATCCTACGCGTGAAGGGGCACACGCTGTACACTGCCACACCCGACATGCCTATTTTGCAGGCGCTGCAAACCATGAGCGAACAGGACATCGGTTCGTTGGTCATCATGGACCATGGCGAACTTGCCGGCATGCTGACCTTCCGCGAAATCATCCGCCACCTGCACGACAATCAGGGCATGACCGGCTCCAACACCGTGCGCAGCATCATGGACGACGCCCCCGTCAGCGTGTCGCCCAACACCGGCTTCGAAGAAGTGCAGCGCCTGATGCTTGAAAAGCACGCGCGCTACATGCCCGTCATGGACGGCCCCACGCTCATGGGCGTCATTTCCTTCTACGACATGGCGCAGGCCATCGTGGCCGCCCAGCAGTTCGAGAACAACATGCTCAAGGCCTATATCCGCGACTGGCCCACCGACTCCGAAGAAGCCGCCAGTTCTTAA
- the dusA gene encoding tRNA dihydrouridine(20/20a) synthase DusA: protein MIDVTDRHCRYFHRLLAPRARLYTEMITTGALMHGNVARHLDFDSAEEPVALQLGGSEPQALADSARLGRQWGYNEINLNCGCPSERVQRGAFGACLMAEPDLVADCIKAMQDAVDIPVTVKHRLGLDYDESYDFVRDFVGKIHDTGCRVFVVHARNAVLKGLSPKDNREKPPLRYAAAARLKADFPDCVFVLNGGITGTDQAMDLMREFDGVMLGRAAWHNPGVLADISRRLHPELLLPEPAQVVHAMARYAEREIEKGVPLRMIARSMLGWMSGRAGARHWRRSLSDPALLNRNDARLIEQAWSDLALRSGDAA, encoded by the coding sequence ATGATAGACGTCACCGACCGGCATTGCCGCTATTTTCATCGCCTGCTGGCGCCCCGCGCCCGGCTTTACACCGAAATGATCACGACGGGCGCGCTGATGCACGGAAACGTGGCGCGCCATCTGGATTTCGATTCGGCCGAAGAGCCGGTGGCCCTGCAATTGGGCGGCAGCGAACCGCAGGCGCTGGCCGACTCGGCGCGCCTGGGCCGGCAATGGGGCTATAACGAGATCAACCTGAATTGCGGCTGCCCGTCCGAGCGTGTGCAGCGCGGCGCCTTCGGCGCCTGCCTGATGGCTGAGCCGGACCTGGTGGCCGATTGCATCAAGGCCATGCAAGACGCGGTCGACATACCGGTGACCGTCAAGCACAGGCTGGGCCTGGACTACGACGAATCCTACGATTTCGTTCGCGATTTCGTCGGCAAGATCCATGACACGGGTTGCCGCGTATTCGTCGTGCATGCGCGCAACGCGGTGCTCAAGGGCCTGTCGCCCAAGGACAATCGCGAAAAGCCGCCATTGCGCTACGCTGCCGCAGCACGGCTGAAAGCCGATTTCCCGGATTGTGTCTTCGTGCTCAACGGCGGCATTACCGGGACGGATCAGGCCATGGACCTCATGCGGGAGTTCGACGGGGTGATGCTGGGCAGGGCGGCCTGGCACAATCCCGGCGTGCTGGCGGACATCAGCCGCAGGCTGCACCCAGAGCTGCTCTTGCCCGAACCCGCCCAGGTGGTCCATGCCATGGCACGCTACGCCGAGCGCGAAATCGAAAAAGGCGTGCCCTTGCGCATGATTGCGCGTTCGATGCTGGGCTGGATGAGCGGCCGGGCGGGCGCGCGGCACTGGCGCCGCAGCCTGTCGGATCCGGCCTTGCTCAACCGGAACGACGCGCGATTGATCGAGCAGGCCTGGTCCGACCTGGCCTTGCGCAGCGGCGACGCGGCCTAG
- a CDS encoding helix-turn-helix domain-containing protein produces the protein MAYSSVERDGMARPAAQALPATPVEADIVRLLHRDASRQELAGLLDKARLLPDGPEKTRLIQSIEMGVTIKERMDQHQLRERGLLAVIETAQDLTAITDLDKVLQAIVQRARKLVGCDVGYLSIYDDEKCDFYVRATDGAFSEQFRRIRIGLEVGVCGFVARNRAPYSSSDYGADERFVHTGFIDSAMLDENIKSILGVPLLEGEKVVGVLFVGDRYVRSYVAWEMSILSTLAAHASVAIGNARLFEQAQKALRQASTTNALLSRQTADTRAAAEAHEQLTSLVARGGDLPEICLMVSHRLGGHVVVRDEGGSQICASARDALGFAAPAAGPHDKYWADDKIHAALDESRRLGRSVTAFALPSHVCRVCAVVGGKGLLGGLVIHTESALNDMAVRIFERGAMVTGVVLLLKEQRSYSILSDVPVVLHGLIHRPQGSLEKLARQAAAYGLDLSQATRLALIQTRPERSAYVVRQLRARLDASGTLFGEAGDHVVALVNDHALGALQAGLASCFSGYKGEFTVVVSESVAMPSELAQAFQNAGRCLRFLNVLGRSTAVFHERDLLLYSSLFDEATEQGIDAFLRSALGGLYRDGGPRKVELARTLLAYLDQGHNARAAAATLDVHINTFRQRLEAVDALLGRWREPGRMLEVHMGLRLWSLRDDEVFPGHV, from the coding sequence ATGGCTTATTCCAGCGTTGAACGCGACGGCATGGCCCGGCCTGCCGCGCAGGCCTTGCCCGCTACGCCGGTCGAGGCCGACATCGTCCGCCTGCTGCACCGGGATGCCAGCCGGCAGGAATTGGCCGGCTTGCTGGACAAGGCGCGGCTCCTGCCCGACGGTCCCGAGAAAACCCGATTGATCCAGAGCATCGAGATGGGCGTCACCATCAAGGAAAGGATGGATCAGCACCAACTGCGCGAACGCGGGCTGCTGGCGGTGATCGAGACGGCACAGGACCTTACCGCCATCACGGACCTGGACAAGGTGTTGCAGGCCATCGTGCAGCGCGCCCGCAAGCTGGTGGGCTGCGACGTGGGCTATCTGTCGATCTACGATGACGAAAAGTGCGACTTCTATGTGCGGGCGACGGACGGCGCCTTCTCGGAGCAGTTCAGGCGGATCCGGATAGGGCTGGAGGTCGGCGTCTGCGGTTTCGTGGCGCGCAATCGCGCGCCGTATTCCTCGTCCGACTACGGCGCCGATGAACGGTTCGTCCATACCGGCTTCATCGATTCGGCCATGCTCGATGAAAACATCAAGTCCATCCTGGGCGTGCCCTTGCTGGAGGGCGAGAAAGTGGTGGGTGTACTGTTCGTGGGCGATCGCTATGTCCGGTCGTACGTGGCCTGGGAGATGTCCATTCTGTCCACGCTGGCGGCGCATGCCTCGGTGGCCATCGGCAATGCGCGTCTGTTCGAGCAGGCCCAGAAGGCGCTGCGCCAGGCCAGCACGACCAATGCCTTGCTCAGCCGCCAGACCGCCGACACCCGCGCCGCGGCCGAGGCGCATGAACAGCTGACGTCCCTGGTGGCGCGCGGCGGAGACTTGCCGGAGATCTGCCTGATGGTGAGCCATCGCCTGGGCGGGCACGTCGTCGTCCGCGACGAGGGCGGCAGCCAGATCTGCGCGTCGGCCCGGGACGCGCTGGGTTTCGCGGCGCCCGCCGCCGGCCCTCACGATAAATACTGGGCCGACGACAAGATCCATGCCGCCCTCGACGAAAGCCGCCGGCTGGGGCGATCGGTCACGGCTTTTGCGCTGCCCTCGCATGTATGCCGGGTTTGCGCGGTGGTCGGCGGCAAAGGCTTGCTGGGCGGGCTGGTCATCCACACGGAGTCGGCGCTGAACGACATGGCGGTGCGTATTTTCGAGCGCGGCGCCATGGTGACCGGCGTGGTGCTGCTGCTCAAGGAGCAACGCAGCTATTCCATTCTTTCCGATGTCCCCGTCGTCCTGCATGGCTTGATCCATCGTCCGCAGGGCAGCCTGGAGAAGCTGGCGCGGCAGGCGGCGGCGTATGGGCTGGACCTGTCGCAAGCCACGCGACTGGCGCTGATCCAGACCCGGCCCGAGCGCAGCGCCTATGTGGTCAGGCAATTGCGGGCGCGGCTGGACGCATCCGGAACCCTGTTCGGCGAGGCGGGCGACCACGTGGTCGCCCTGGTCAATGATCACGCCCTCGGCGCTTTGCAGGCCGGGCTTGCGTCGTGCTTCAGCGGCTATAAGGGCGAGTTCACCGTTGTGGTTTCCGAAAGTGTCGCCATGCCCTCGGAGCTTGCGCAGGCGTTTCAGAATGCGGGCCGATGCCTGCGTTTCCTGAACGTCCTGGGGCGAAGCACGGCCGTTTTTCACGAACGTGATCTGCTTCTTTATTCGTCCCTGTTCGACGAGGCGACCGAGCAGGGCATCGATGCTTTCCTGCGTTCGGCCCTGGGCGGGCTGTATCGGGATGGCGGGCCCAGGAAGGTCGAGCTGGCCAGGACGCTGCTGGCCTACCTCGATCAAGGCCATAACGCCCGGGCGGCCGCGGCGACGCTGGATGTGCACATCAATACCTTCCGCCAGCGGCTGGAAGCCGTCGATGCCTTGCTGGGACGATGGCGTGAACCCGGAAGAATGCTGGAAGTCCACATGGGCCTGCGCTTGTGGAGCCTGCGCGATGACGAGGTCTTTCCCGGCCACGTTTAA
- a CDS encoding hydroxymethylglutaryl-CoA reductase, degradative, producing MSLDSRLPDFRSLSPAERLQHIAEKTQLNTDEIRLLSEAGGLPLATADGMIENVIGKFELPYAIAGYFLVNGKDVLVPMAVEEPSVVAAASYMAKLVRASGGFQTSSTGPLMRAQVQVTHVSDPYGARHAILQNRQKIIDIANSRDQVLTGLGGGCRDIEVHVFPDTARGPMVVAHLIVDVRDAMGANTVNTMAEAVAGPIEQITGGRVRLRILSNLADLRLARARVQISPQTLQTQDYSGEDVVNGIVDAYTFAAVDPYRAATHNKGIMNGIDPIIVATGNDWRAVEAGAHAYACRGGRYTSLSTWEIAGNGDLVGTLELPMPVGLVGGATKTHPLAQLSLKIMGVSTAQELAEAATAVGLAQNMAALRALSTEGIQRGHMALHARNIALAAGAKGEEVAWVAQAMAAAKDVRTDLAVQLLRQRRAGAS from the coding sequence ATGAGCCTGGATTCACGCCTACCGGACTTTCGCTCGCTATCGCCGGCCGAACGCCTGCAGCACATCGCTGAAAAAACCCAGCTGAACACGGACGAAATCCGCTTGCTCAGCGAAGCCGGCGGCCTGCCGCTGGCCACCGCCGACGGCATGATCGAAAACGTCATCGGCAAGTTCGAACTGCCCTATGCCATTGCCGGCTATTTCCTGGTCAATGGCAAGGACGTGCTGGTTCCCATGGCGGTGGAAGAACCCTCGGTCGTCGCCGCGGCGTCATACATGGCCAAGCTGGTGCGCGCATCGGGCGGCTTCCAGACATCCAGCACCGGCCCCCTCATGCGCGCCCAGGTGCAGGTGACCCACGTGTCCGACCCCTATGGCGCCCGCCACGCCATATTGCAGAATCGCCAGAAGATCATCGACATCGCGAACAGCCGGGACCAGGTGCTGACCGGGCTGGGCGGCGGCTGCCGCGACATCGAGGTGCATGTCTTTCCCGACACCGCGCGCGGCCCCATGGTGGTCGCGCACCTGATCGTCGACGTGCGCGATGCCATGGGCGCCAACACCGTCAACACCATGGCCGAAGCCGTGGCCGGGCCCATCGAACAGATCACGGGCGGACGCGTGCGCCTGCGCATTTTGTCCAACCTGGCCGATTTGCGCCTGGCGCGCGCCCGCGTGCAGATTTCCCCCCAGACACTGCAAACGCAGGACTACAGCGGCGAGGACGTGGTCAACGGCATCGTCGACGCCTATACCTTCGCCGCCGTCGACCCGTATCGCGCCGCCACCCACAACAAAGGCATCATGAACGGCATCGACCCCATCATCGTCGCCACCGGCAACGACTGGCGGGCGGTCGAAGCCGGCGCGCACGCCTACGCTTGCCGCGGCGGCCGCTACACCTCACTGAGCACGTGGGAGATCGCCGGCAATGGCGACCTGGTCGGCACGCTGGAGCTGCCCATGCCGGTGGGCCTGGTGGGCGGCGCCACCAAGACGCACCCGCTGGCCCAGCTCTCCCTGAAGATCATGGGCGTATCCACCGCGCAGGAACTGGCGGAGGCGGCGACCGCCGTGGGACTGGCGCAAAACATGGCCGCGTTGCGGGCCCTGTCCACCGAAGGCATACAGCGCGGCCATATGGCCTTGCACGCCCGCAACATCGCGCTGGCGGCCGGCGCCAAGGGCGAAGAGGTGGCCTGGGTCGCCCAGGCCATGGCGGCGGCCAAGGACGTGCGCACCGACCTGGCCGTGCAGTTGCTGCGGCAGCGGCGGGCGGGGGCCTCGTAG
- a CDS encoding ABC transporter substrate-binding protein: MKKALIHLSALALALAGAVGGAQAQGSPDVVRIGFITDMSGPYADTDGSGGLEAIRMAVRDAGGKVLGKKIEVLSADHQNKPEIAASRSREWIDQQGITLLIGGVNSAAGLAMNTIINEKKIPYINIGAATARLTNEDCTPYTIHYEYDTVALAKGTGSAVIKQGGKSWFFLVADYAFGHSLEADTAAVVKKNGGTVVGSVRHPPFSPDMSSYILQAAASGAQVLGLANAGSDTINSIKAANDFGLVDKMKLVGLLMTINDIHGLGLPVAQKLLMTDSWYWDMNDETRKFSQRFYETMKKMPSTHQVAAYSATATYLKAVETVKTTDSDKVMAQLKKMKIDDVYTKGHIRADGRYIHDMYLLQVKTPAESKKPWDYMKIVATIPGEEAFTSVEDSKCSLLKK, encoded by the coding sequence ATGAAAAAAGCATTGATCCACCTGAGCGCCCTGGCGCTGGCATTGGCCGGAGCCGTCGGCGGCGCCCAGGCGCAAGGCAGCCCCGACGTCGTGCGCATCGGATTCATCACCGACATGTCGGGCCCCTACGCCGACACGGACGGCTCGGGCGGCCTGGAGGCCATCCGGATGGCCGTGCGGGACGCCGGCGGAAAGGTGCTGGGCAAGAAAATCGAGGTGCTGTCGGCCGACCACCAGAACAAGCCCGAGATCGCCGCCTCGCGATCGCGGGAATGGATAGACCAGCAAGGCATCACCCTGCTGATCGGCGGCGTCAATTCGGCCGCCGGCCTGGCCATGAACACCATCATCAACGAAAAGAAAATCCCCTACATCAATATCGGCGCCGCAACCGCCCGCCTGACCAACGAGGACTGCACCCCTTACACCATCCACTACGAATACGACACCGTGGCTCTGGCCAAGGGCACGGGCTCGGCCGTGATCAAGCAAGGCGGAAAATCGTGGTTCTTCCTGGTTGCGGACTACGCCTTCGGCCACTCGCTTGAAGCCGACACCGCCGCGGTGGTGAAGAAAAACGGCGGCACCGTCGTCGGGTCGGTGCGCCACCCGCCGTTCTCGCCGGACATGTCTTCGTACATACTGCAGGCCGCCGCGTCAGGAGCCCAGGTACTGGGTCTGGCCAATGCCGGCTCGGACACCATCAACTCGATCAAGGCCGCCAACGACTTCGGCCTGGTCGACAAGATGAAGCTGGTCGGCCTGCTGATGACCATCAACGACATCCACGGCCTGGGCCTGCCCGTGGCCCAGAAGCTGCTGATGACGGACAGCTGGTACTGGGACATGAACGATGAAACCCGGAAGTTCTCGCAGCGCTTCTACGAGACCATGAAGAAGATGCCCAGCACGCACCAGGTCGCCGCCTACTCGGCCACGGCCACCTATCTCAAGGCGGTGGAAACGGTGAAGACCACCGACTCGGACAAGGTGATGGCCCAGCTGAAGAAGATGAAGATCGACGACGTCTACACCAAAGGCCATATACGGGCCGACGGGCGCTACATCCACGACATGTATCTGCTGCAGGTCAAGACGCCGGCCGAGTCCAAGAAGCCTTGGGACTACATGAAGATCGTCGCCACCATCCCCGGCGAGGAAGCCTTCACCTCGGTCGAGGATTCCAAATGCAGCCTGCTTAAAAAATGA